A stretch of Pseudoprevotella muciniphila DNA encodes these proteins:
- a CDS encoding nucleotidyl transferase AbiEii/AbiGii toxin family protein, protein MINRTAIQQWSEHAPWIDNAQIEQDLIICRALVSIFSDEFLASQLAFRGGTALHKLYLSPQPRYSEDIDLVQITPGPIKPIMYRLGEVLDWLPDRVTKQKRYNNTMLFRVESEIPPTVQIRLKVEINCFEHFNVLGLTKIPFKVENSWFTGEAELTTYHFEELLGTKLRALYQRKKGRDLFDLYIALQRKDVDADKVLQCYKRYMEFVVGKAPSYKQFVNNMQEKMEDPEFTNDMQSLLRPGIVFIASDAYSLIYETFIDRMEGKRG, encoded by the coding sequence ATGATAAACAGAACAGCAATACAACAATGGAGTGAGCATGCTCCCTGGATAGATAATGCGCAGATAGAGCAAGATCTGATTATATGCCGTGCCTTGGTTTCCATCTTTAGTGATGAGTTCCTTGCATCGCAGTTGGCATTCCGAGGTGGAACAGCCCTGCATAAACTTTATCTCTCGCCTCAGCCTCGATATAGTGAAGACATTGACTTGGTTCAGATTACTCCTGGACCTATCAAGCCTATTATGTATCGATTGGGCGAAGTTCTAGATTGGTTGCCAGATAGGGTAACTAAGCAGAAACGATATAATAATACTATGCTGTTCCGTGTGGAGTCTGAAATACCGCCTACAGTGCAGATACGATTGAAAGTTGAAATCAACTGCTTTGAACATTTCAACGTACTTGGGCTGACAAAGATTCCGTTCAAAGTGGAGAATTCATGGTTCACTGGCGAAGCCGAGTTGACGACCTATCATTTCGAGGAATTGTTGGGCACCAAACTTCGTGCCCTTTACCAGCGCAAGAAAGGTCGTGACCTCTTTGACCTTTATATCGCTTTACAGCGCAAGGATGTGGATGCTGATAAAGTCCTTCAGTGTTATAAGAGATATATGGAGTTCGTAGTTGGCAAGGCTCCATCTTACAAGCAGTTTGTCAATAACATGCAGGAGAAGATGGAAGATCCTGAGTTTACCAATGATATGCAATCTCTTCTGCGCCCAGGCATAGTATTCATTGCAAGTGATGCCTATTCATTGATTTATGAAACATTTATTGATAGGATGGAGGGGAAGAGAGGTTAA
- the recG gene encoding ATP-dependent DNA helicase RecG has product MSDILSQDIQYLKGVGPARAKLLNSELDVYTLKDLLYTFPYKYVDRTIIHRIQDLEEDMPQVQLVGQIVDFERVTKGPHKRIVATFTDGTGYIELVWFKALKYINETIKANVPYLILGKPTVFGRRFSIAHPEIEKYDEENTRQNQFQAFYSTTELLKKRNISSKVISHLISNAFDAVQGKLAETLSPSIINEKGLLSLEKALYDVHYPNSSKSLPLALHRLKFEELFYLQLDILHYAKDRKKEVAGFLFKKVGEQFLTFYNDHLPFELTEAQKRVIKEIRSDMRKGQQMNRLLQGDVGSGKTMVALMSCLLAIDNGFQACIMAPTEILAEQHLATVRELLGNMNVNVELLTGIVKGKERKRILDDLASGKTQILVGTHALIEPKVHFLNLGLAVIDEQHRFGVKQRSKLWEKNIRPPHVLVMTATPIPRTLAMTVYGDLDVSVIDELPPGRKPIQTLHYYSSDVDKMYAGIRTELKRGRQVYIVYPLIEESEKSDLKNLEDGYMQLTEVFSEYNVGKVHGKMKSQEKEAAMSAFLNNEIQILVSTTVIEVGVNVPNASVMVIEEADRFGLAQLHQLRGRVGRGAEQSYCILMTHRRLNENTKRRMDIMVESNDGFVIAEEDMKLRGPGDLEGTAQSGLPFTLKIANIIKDNKLMEEARECATRIMTSDPDENLSDNAIVWKQLKRLKRNKENFSDIS; this is encoded by the coding sequence ATGTCGGACATTCTTTCTCAAGACATCCAATATCTTAAAGGCGTTGGTCCGGCAAGGGCGAAATTGCTGAACAGTGAACTCGACGTTTACACGTTGAAGGATTTGTTGTACACCTTCCCTTATAAGTATGTGGACCGGACCATCATCCACAGGATACAGGACCTGGAGGAAGACATGCCGCAAGTTCAACTTGTAGGTCAGATTGTTGATTTTGAGCGTGTAACGAAAGGTCCACATAAGCGTATTGTCGCCACCTTTACAGATGGCACCGGCTACATTGAACTTGTATGGTTCAAGGCATTGAAATACATCAATGAAACCATAAAGGCTAATGTTCCATATTTGATTTTAGGCAAGCCTACTGTTTTTGGCAGGAGGTTCTCCATTGCTCATCCTGAAATTGAAAAATATGACGAAGAGAATACCCGCCAGAACCAGTTTCAGGCGTTCTATTCAACCACTGAACTTCTGAAAAAACGCAACATTTCTTCGAAAGTCATCAGCCATCTGATAAGTAATGCATTCGATGCGGTTCAGGGAAAATTAGCAGAAACTCTCTCGCCTTCTATCATCAACGAAAAAGGGTTGCTTAGCCTTGAGAAGGCATTGTATGATGTACATTATCCGAATAGTTCGAAATCGCTCCCTCTAGCACTTCATCGTCTGAAATTTGAGGAATTATTCTATCTCCAACTCGACATTCTTCACTACGCAAAGGATAGAAAAAAGGAAGTTGCAGGTTTTCTTTTCAAGAAAGTAGGCGAACAATTTCTCACATTCTATAACGATCACTTGCCTTTTGAACTTACCGAGGCTCAAAAACGCGTCATTAAAGAGATACGCTCAGACATGCGCAAGGGGCAACAGATGAACAGGCTTCTTCAGGGTGATGTGGGTTCTGGCAAGACAATGGTTGCACTTATGAGTTGCCTCCTTGCCATAGACAATGGGTTTCAGGCCTGCATCATGGCTCCTACGGAAATACTTGCAGAGCAACATCTTGCAACAGTTCGGGAGCTACTTGGCAACATGAACGTAAACGTAGAATTGCTGACAGGCATTGTAAAAGGTAAAGAACGTAAGCGCATCCTTGACGATTTGGCATCGGGTAAAACACAAATTCTTGTCGGTACTCATGCACTGATAGAGCCAAAAGTCCATTTTCTGAATTTGGGCCTGGCCGTGATCGACGAGCAACACAGGTTTGGAGTGAAACAACGCTCAAAATTGTGGGAAAAGAATATCCGTCCCCCTCATGTACTGGTCATGACAGCAACCCCCATTCCACGAACGCTCGCCATGACTGTTTATGGCGACTTAGATGTATCCGTTATCGACGAATTACCCCCTGGTCGCAAGCCTATCCAGACACTGCATTACTATTCGTCTGACGTTGACAAAATGTATGCAGGAATACGAACAGAACTCAAGCGCGGTCGTCAAGTTTACATCGTTTACCCACTTATAGAAGAGAGCGAAAAGAGCGACCTGAAAAACCTTGAAGACGGTTATATGCAATTAACGGAAGTGTTTTCAGAATACAATGTAGGGAAAGTCCATGGGAAGATGAAATCTCAGGAGAAGGAAGCCGCAATGTCTGCATTTCTGAACAATGAAATACAGATTCTTGTATCCACGACAGTAATAGAAGTTGGAGTGAATGTGCCTAATGCATCAGTAATGGTCATTGAGGAAGCCGATCGTTTCGGTTTGGCACAACTTCACCAACTACGCGGTCGTGTAGGCAGAGGAGCAGAGCAATCCTACTGCATACTGATGACCCATCGTCGGTTGAACGAAAATACTAAGCGAAGGATGGACATCATGGTAGAAAGCAACGACGGATTTGTCATTGCAGAAGAAGACATGAAACTTCGCGGTCCCGGTGATTTAGAAGGCACTGCTCAAAGCGGCCTACCCTTCACACTGAAAATAGCAAACATCATTAAAGACAACAAATTGATGGAAGAAGCCCGGGAATGTGCCACACGGATCATGACTTCAGATCCCGATGAAAATCTTTCGGACAACGCGATTGTCTGGAAACAACTGAAACGACTAAAACGCAACAAGGAAAACTTTTCTGACATCAGTTAA
- a CDS encoding HNH endonuclease: protein MTIGNYISTGKCIWCGRTIADGASFHNIPHVFPHALGGEDTCTDVCDECNHYFGTTKVHGVPSIDLTFKEIFNAYRFFCQNLNENSYKKLRSTFFSYHHSTHSIKIRQNFRNDVLCRQLKRGLYECFLQKYHQVTGDGNNLIFDSVRQYARYNYGELRVYYAFNDIILAEKEQDRPHLGMSDILLDAMREYGVYHFWLLGHSFYLEVFPIAFNVKGMAYLQNEAKHILLPTSDRVGIFEFNDIRQIDPLMFRFNNR from the coding sequence GTGACTATTGGTAATTACATATCTACTGGCAAATGTATATGGTGTGGTCGCACTATTGCTGATGGAGCATCATTTCACAACATTCCACATGTTTTTCCTCATGCATTAGGTGGCGAGGATACATGTACAGATGTATGCGATGAATGCAATCATTACTTTGGAACAACCAAGGTACATGGTGTGCCATCGATTGATTTGACATTCAAAGAGATATTCAATGCATATCGCTTCTTTTGCCAAAATCTTAACGAGAATTCATACAAGAAGTTACGTTCAACTTTCTTTTCATATCACCATAGTACTCATTCGATAAAAATACGTCAAAATTTCAGAAATGATGTTCTCTGTAGACAGTTGAAGAGAGGGTTATATGAATGTTTCTTACAAAAATATCATCAAGTAACAGGTGATGGTAATAACCTAATATTTGATAGTGTAAGACAATATGCTCGTTACAATTATGGCGAGTTACGTGTGTACTATGCTTTCAACGATATCATTCTTGCAGAGAAAGAACAAGATAGACCTCATTTGGGTATGTCAGATATACTATTAGACGCTATGAGGGAATATGGCGTGTACCATTTTTGGCTTTTAGGACATTCTTTTTATCTTGAAGTTTTTCCTATTGCTTTCAATGTTAAAGGTATGGCATATTTGCAGAATGAAGCTAAGCATATATTATTGCCGACCAGTGATCGAGTTGGTATATTTGAGTTTAACGATATCCGTCAGATAGATCCTTTGATGTTTAGGTTTAATAACAGATAA
- a CDS encoding DJ-1 family glyoxalase III produces the protein MIHLFLAEGFEEIEALGTLDILRRCGLNVQTVSINKESVVSGAHGIDINADITWDELDLTNVENIILPGGMPGAENLRNKAELISQIKLVNTRGGIIGAICAAPFILGTNKMLTDKRATCYPGFEKYLEGATTTGNLAEEDGNIITGKGPGATFEFAAKIAKRFVDSKIVDDVLNGMIAKSE, from the coding sequence ATGATACATTTATTCCTTGCAGAGGGCTTCGAGGAGATTGAGGCTCTTGGCACTTTGGACATTCTCAGAAGGTGCGGTCTCAACGTACAGACTGTGTCGATTAACAAGGAAAGCGTTGTCTCAGGCGCCCATGGCATTGATATCAATGCCGACATCACTTGGGACGAGTTGGATTTAACCAACGTTGAAAACATTATTCTCCCCGGCGGGATGCCTGGCGCCGAAAATCTGAGAAACAAGGCTGAACTTATCTCCCAAATCAAACTCGTCAATACACGTGGTGGCATCATCGGTGCCATTTGTGCTGCCCCTTTCATTTTGGGTACAAACAAAATGCTTACTGACAAACGCGCCACTTGCTATCCAGGCTTCGAAAAATATCTTGAAGGAGCGACAACAACGGGAAATCTCGCAGAAGAGGACGGCAATATCATCACAGGGAAAGGTCCGGGAGCAACATTTGAATTTGCTGCAAAAATTGCCAAAAGATTTGTCGACAGCAAAATAGTTGATGACGTTTTAAACGGAATGATTGCTAAATCAGAATAA
- the mnmE gene encoding tRNA uridine-5-carboxymethylaminomethyl(34) synthesis GTPase MnmE: protein MNNTICAIATGQGGAIGIIRISGNNAIPATQKIFRSASGQELSLQKGYTIIYGTIIDTTNSVIDEVLVSVFKAPHSYTGEDCVEISCHASSYILQKISELLINNGCAAARPGEFTQRAFLNGKLDLSQAEAVADVIAAQSASAHKIAINQIRGGISKELQKLREQLLHIKSLLELELDFSDHEDLEFADKEELMALAKHINAEIDRLLGTFKLGNAIKNGIPVAIIGDTNAGKSTLLNRLVGEERAIVSDIRGTTRDVIEDTVVIDGVLFRFIDTAGIRETTDVIEQMGIDRTFSKLRQAEIVLWVVDLEHADVEIANIYKQIASATSDSKLIILLNKTDIHDKDESEIKEHVLSLIHSDTKNSFSHDISIFAISAKRGDGIDKLKATLSEFTKRLNTEDVVLSNVRHFDAFKRANEALLRVIDGLQNALSGEFISQDLHECTEALGEIIGEVSSQEVLNNIFSKFCVGK from the coding sequence ATGAACAATACAATATGTGCCATAGCAACCGGACAAGGAGGTGCTATAGGAATTATACGCATTTCCGGAAATAATGCCATACCTGCCACTCAGAAGATTTTCCGTTCTGCATCTGGGCAGGAATTGTCCCTGCAGAAAGGATATACAATAATTTACGGCACGATTATAGATACAACAAACTCTGTCATCGATGAGGTCCTCGTCAGTGTATTCAAGGCTCCTCATAGTTATACAGGTGAAGATTGTGTGGAAATCTCATGCCATGCTTCAAGTTATATTCTTCAGAAGATATCAGAACTATTGATTAACAACGGTTGCGCTGCTGCCAGACCTGGCGAATTTACTCAACGCGCATTTCTTAACGGAAAGTTGGACCTATCGCAAGCAGAGGCAGTGGCAGATGTCATTGCTGCGCAGTCTGCGTCGGCACATAAAATCGCCATTAACCAAATACGTGGTGGCATTTCAAAAGAACTCCAAAAACTGAGAGAACAATTACTCCACATCAAATCGTTGCTGGAATTGGAACTCGACTTTTCTGACCATGAAGACCTTGAGTTTGCAGACAAAGAAGAACTTATGGCATTGGCTAAGCACATCAATGCCGAAATTGACCGGTTGCTCGGCACTTTCAAGTTAGGCAATGCTATAAAGAACGGCATTCCTGTTGCCATTATCGGAGACACCAATGCCGGAAAAAGCACCTTGCTCAACCGGCTTGTTGGCGAAGAGCGAGCCATAGTCAGCGACATAAGAGGGACGACTCGAGATGTCATAGAAGACACAGTCGTTATCGATGGTGTTCTTTTCCGTTTTATTGATACGGCAGGCATCCGCGAGACCACCGATGTAATTGAACAGATGGGCATTGACCGCACATTCAGCAAACTCCGTCAGGCAGAGATTGTGTTGTGGGTAGTTGACCTGGAACATGCGGATGTTGAAATTGCCAACATATACAAACAAATCGCATCTGCCACGAGTGATTCTAAACTAATTATACTCCTAAACAAAACAGACATTCATGACAAAGATGAATCAGAAATAAAAGAACATGTACTATCTTTGATTCATTCAGATACCAAAAACTCATTCTCGCACGACATATCCATATTTGCTATTAGCGCGAAACGCGGCGACGGGATAGACAAATTAAAAGCCACACTTAGCGAATTCACAAAACGACTGAACACAGAAGATGTGGTTTTGAGCAATGTGAGGCATTTCGATGCATTCAAACGTGCTAATGAGGCTCTTCTACGTGTTATCGACGGGCTTCAGAATGCCTTGTCAGGAGAATTCATCAGTCAGGATCTACACGAATGTACCGAAGCTTTAGGAGAAATCATCGGCGAAGTAAGTTCACAAGAAGTGCTTAACAACATCTTCTCTAAATTCTGCGTGGGAAAGTAG
- a CDS encoding winged helix DNA-binding domain-containing protein yields the protein MNPIAIRLLNQQLAAPQLDSPADLVSHMGAIQAQDYRMMRWAVAMRTRNPSHKVFKAAFDSGQIIRLHLMRGTWQLIASVDYWHFLRLCAPKAIAVTKGWMSSNKINISDEEEIKVRSILESTAGDTAGVTKEDFVQALKEKDIRMDSHRLSYHIRMAEMSGSICSGYLHPTKATYTLSDNKVKKPTVYDRDDTLMHFTRKYFQSRQPATLEDFLWWSGLNVRDCKRGIELLGNEIHKEIWQGREFYLTENCRTRGFRKGKYLLIPPYDEYLIGYKSRDVVLPQEYQHHAHNKNGIFKPIVALNGTVCGNWAPFGKNPRAVFFNNEDTPDAVQQAWKMYEKYKNRCYD from the coding sequence ATGAATCCTATAGCCATCCGACTTCTCAATCAACAACTCGCAGCACCGCAGCTCGACAGCCCTGCAGATTTGGTAAGCCACATGGGTGCCATACAGGCGCAGGACTATCGCATGATGAGGTGGGCGGTGGCAATGCGAACACGTAATCCGTCGCACAAAGTTTTCAAGGCGGCTTTCGATAGTGGACAGATCATCCGCCTGCATCTGATGCGAGGAACATGGCAACTGATTGCTTCCGTAGACTATTGGCATTTTCTTCGGCTCTGTGCGCCAAAAGCCATTGCTGTTACAAAAGGATGGATGAGTAGCAATAAGATCAATATTTCAGATGAAGAAGAAATAAAGGTGCGGAGTATCCTGGAAAGTACTGCAGGTGATACTGCAGGTGTGACGAAAGAGGACTTTGTGCAAGCATTAAAAGAGAAAGATATCAGAATGGATAGTCACCGACTGTCGTACCATATCCGTATGGCAGAAATGTCTGGGTCAATATGCAGTGGCTATTTACACCCGACTAAAGCCACCTACACACTTTCTGACAATAAGGTGAAGAAACCGACTGTGTATGACCGAGACGATACACTGATGCACTTCACACGAAAATACTTCCAAAGCCGCCAACCGGCAACATTGGAAGACTTTTTATGGTGGTCGGGATTGAACGTTCGCGATTGCAAACGAGGCATAGAACTTTTAGGAAACGAAATACACAAGGAAATATGGCAAGGACGTGAATTTTACCTCACGGAAAACTGTCGCACCCGTGGATTCAGAAAAGGAAAATACCTGTTGATACCACCATACGATGAATACCTTATTGGCTATAAGAGCCGGGATGTAGTGCTGCCTCAAGAGTATCAGCACCATGCCCATAACAAAAACGGTATCTTCAAACCCATCGTCGCGCTCAATGGAACAGTATGTGGAAATTGGGCACCATTCGGAAAAAATCCTCGGGCAGTTTTTTTCAATAACGAAGATACCCCAGATGCTGTTCAGCAGGCCTGGAAGATGTATGAAAAATATAAGAACAGATGTTATGACTGA
- a CDS encoding aldo/keto reductase, which produces MEYKILNNGIKMPMVGLGVYNIPERDTQRVVEDAFSVGFRSIDTAAMYYNEKGVGDAVKACGIPREQLFITTKICNSCYTREDTLRTIDSSMQQIGLDYVDLMLIHWPVGNPKVIWKTLEELYGKGMFRAIGLSNFYPNTFQNIIDEAIVTPAVNQCETHILYQQRKMIEYMIPYNVALEAWSPLAEGRSNILKNETLDRIGKKYGKTAAQVALKFLIQNDIVIIPKTIHIERMKENIELFDFKLSKYDLHDIQLLDTGKNVTGWPSDALKYYPEVP; this is translated from the coding sequence ATGGAATATAAAATACTGAATAATGGTATAAAGATGCCTATGGTAGGTCTTGGCGTCTATAATATCCCTGAACGCGACACGCAGAGAGTCGTGGAAGATGCCTTTTCTGTAGGCTTTAGGAGCATCGATACTGCAGCCATGTACTATAACGAGAAAGGAGTGGGAGATGCAGTCAAGGCGTGTGGCATACCTCGGGAGCAGCTATTTATTACAACAAAAATTTGTAACTCATGCTATACAAGGGAAGATACGTTGCGCACAATAGACAGTTCTATGCAACAAATAGGACTTGACTATGTGGATTTAATGCTCATTCACTGGCCTGTGGGAAATCCAAAGGTTATATGGAAGACACTAGAAGAACTCTATGGCAAAGGAATGTTTAGAGCAATAGGACTCTCGAACTTTTATCCTAATACCTTTCAAAATATTATTGATGAAGCCATAGTAACACCTGCAGTCAACCAATGTGAAACTCATATCCTCTATCAGCAACGCAAAATGATAGAATATATGATCCCTTACAACGTGGCGCTGGAAGCATGGAGTCCGTTGGCTGAAGGGAGAAGCAATATCCTCAAGAACGAAACACTTGATCGCATAGGAAAGAAGTATGGAAAGACAGCAGCACAAGTGGCACTGAAATTCCTTATTCAAAACGACATTGTAATCATCCCCAAGACAATCCATATTGAGAGAATGAAAGAGAATATAGAATTATTCGACTTTAAACTGTCAAAATATGACCTACACGATATCCAACTGTTGGATACCGGCAAAAACGTCACGGGATGGCCTTCGGATGCGCTTAAATATTATCCCGAAGTTCCTTAA
- a CDS encoding pyridoxine 5'-phosphate synthase, whose translation MTKLSVNVNKIATLRNSRGGNNPDLLKVSKDIERFGGQGITVHPRPDERHIRYQDVRDLKQIVNTEFNIEGYPSDDFCKLVCEVCPTQVTLVPDSPDQLTSNHGWDTKHNVAFLTDITQRFKTAGIRVSIFIDADIEMAEYALKAGADRIELYTEPYASGYTHNRELAIAPFVETANHCKSIGLGINAGHDLSLENLQYFHERIPFTDEVSIGHALICDALYSGLKQTVHAYLECLK comes from the coding sequence ATGACAAAACTTAGTGTAAATGTCAACAAAATAGCAACATTACGCAATTCTCGCGGTGGGAATAACCCTGATTTACTCAAAGTTTCCAAAGACATTGAAAGATTTGGAGGACAAGGTATTACAGTACATCCACGCCCTGACGAGCGTCATATTCGCTATCAAGATGTGCGCGACCTGAAACAAATTGTCAACACTGAATTCAACATTGAGGGTTATCCGAGTGATGATTTTTGTAAATTAGTTTGCGAAGTCTGCCCTACTCAAGTAACCCTTGTTCCAGACTCGCCGGATCAACTGACTTCAAACCATGGTTGGGACACCAAGCACAACGTTGCATTCCTTACTGATATAACACAGCGTTTCAAGACAGCAGGCATAAGAGTGTCCATTTTCATTGACGCAGATATCGAAATGGCAGAATATGCGCTAAAGGCAGGTGCAGACCGCATAGAATTGTACACTGAACCATACGCATCGGGATACACTCACAACCGTGAACTTGCCATTGCTCCCTTTGTTGAAACGGCTAATCATTGCAAATCAATAGGGCTTGGCATCAATGCCGGCCATGACTTAAGTCTTGAGAATCTTCAATACTTTCATGAGCGCATACCCTTTACTGATGAAGTAAGTATAGGCCATGCGCTCATCTGTGATGCACTGTATTCAGGTCTTAAGCAAACGGTTCATGCCTATTTGGAATGCTTGAAATAA
- a CDS encoding type IV toxin-antitoxin system AbiEi family antitoxin domain-containing protein, with protein sequence MTLQKWIEDRAIHGFPTFSVEDVRAVDLCSSEQILQNELSRLSSNKTIASVYRGYYVIIPTQYVLRGSVPATYYIDQLMSYLQKPYYVCMLSAAEMLGAAHQRPQQFSVMTTFPKRRTVSTRNVTIDWFYRDGLPEEALITKNTETGTIRISNPLLTAADLVQYQQHVGGLSRVATILEELSEQIDINNQFAPLATYVKKVVWQRLGYILENVVKEKNLADDLYEQLRASSGYFKYQPLSTSAEDNPSSRDSRWKININVEIEMDDI encoded by the coding sequence ATGACATTACAAAAGTGGATTGAAGATAGAGCTATTCATGGCTTTCCTACGTTTTCTGTTGAGGATGTTAGGGCTGTTGACTTGTGCTCTTCAGAACAGATTCTTCAAAATGAACTTTCCAGACTTAGTTCAAACAAGACTATAGCCAGTGTATATAGAGGGTATTACGTTATTATTCCCACTCAATATGTGTTGCGTGGATCTGTGCCAGCAACCTATTATATTGATCAGTTAATGTCGTATCTGCAAAAGCCTTACTATGTATGTATGCTTAGTGCAGCCGAGATGCTTGGTGCAGCTCATCAGCGCCCCCAGCAATTCTCTGTAATGACGACTTTTCCTAAGCGTAGGACAGTCTCTACTCGTAATGTAACCATAGATTGGTTTTATCGGGATGGACTGCCAGAGGAAGCCCTGATTACAAAGAATACTGAAACGGGAACTATCCGTATATCAAATCCTCTTCTAACCGCCGCTGACTTAGTGCAATATCAACAACATGTAGGCGGATTGTCGCGAGTCGCCACCATACTTGAAGAACTTTCAGAGCAGATTGACATTAATAATCAGTTTGCGCCACTTGCAACTTATGTGAAAAAGGTTGTATGGCAACGACTTGGCTATATACTTGAAAATGTCGTTAAGGAAAAAAACTTGGCAGATGACTTGTATGAACAGCTTCGTGCATCTTCGGGGTATTTCAAATATCAACCTTTAAGTACATCGGCAGAAGATAATCCATCATCCAGAGATAGTCGATGGAAGATAAACATAAACGTAGAAATAGAAATGGACGATATATGA
- a CDS encoding Crp/Fnr family transcriptional regulator — MIDFNSYIDGLDLSALKEYCVNHGRLTQYAKGDYFIKAGEESRYIGFVECGYFNYIVHNSSEQKDYITGFAFEREFVGDYPNCLSNKTSEVTIVAGTSCKVFQLAGEELGKLLDSNGMRELKQAISDHLFSQVYTQYLDTYRMTTRERYKRLLLRCPEIVQSINLKNIASYLKVTPTTISYIRREITFGL, encoded by the coding sequence ATGATAGATTTCAACTCATACATCGATGGTCTTGACCTCTCTGCGCTGAAAGAGTATTGTGTTAATCATGGACGATTGACACAATATGCTAAAGGCGATTATTTTATCAAAGCAGGTGAAGAATCTCGGTATATTGGGTTTGTTGAATGTGGCTACTTCAACTACATAGTACATAATTCCTCTGAACAAAAAGATTATATTACAGGATTTGCCTTTGAGAGGGAGTTTGTGGGCGACTATCCAAATTGTCTTTCAAACAAGACGTCAGAAGTGACAATTGTTGCAGGCACTTCCTGTAAGGTCTTTCAATTAGCTGGTGAAGAATTAGGTAAACTATTAGATTCCAATGGTATGAGAGAGCTTAAGCAAGCCATATCCGACCATCTCTTTTCGCAGGTCTATACACAATATCTTGATACCTATCGCATGACCACCAGAGAGCGGTATAAGCGTTTACTTCTTCGTTGTCCTGAAATAGTACAAAGTATTAACCTAAAAAACATAGCCTCTTATCTAAAAGTTACACCAACAACTATCAGCTACATACGTAGAGAGATAACTTTTGGGCTGTAA
- a CDS encoding SDR family NAD(P)-dependent oxidoreductase: MNIVIIGATSGIGKALFEKYANENNRIGIIGRRAHLLDELYQKYPSKTIPAKADITKLEEIEQAICTLHETLGHIDVAIACAGTGEINATLDYAVERPTIDTNVVGWTFVIDMLYHIFERQGCGYLVAITSAGGLRGEPMAPAYSATKAYQINYMEALRKKAFKNGGHIIVTDIRPGLVDTAMAKGEGLFWVMPVEKVANQIITAIRKKKSKAYVTKRWHILAIINKILPYCLYKRM, from the coding sequence ATGAATATCGTTATCATTGGAGCCACCTCAGGTATTGGTAAAGCTCTTTTCGAAAAGTATGCAAATGAGAACAATAGAATCGGCATTATTGGCCGACGTGCACATTTGCTTGACGAATTGTATCAGAAATATCCATCAAAGACCATTCCTGCCAAAGCAGACATTACCAAATTAGAAGAGATTGAACAAGCCATTTGTACTCTCCATGAAACGTTAGGGCACATTGATGTTGCTATCGCGTGTGCTGGTACTGGTGAGATTAACGCCACTCTTGACTATGCCGTGGAGCGTCCAACTATTGATACTAATGTTGTAGGTTGGACATTTGTCATTGACATGCTCTACCACATTTTCGAACGACAAGGCTGCGGCTATCTTGTTGCCATTACTTCTGCAGGTGGTCTGCGGGGTGAACCTATGGCACCTGCCTATAGTGCAACTAAAGCCTATCAAATCAACTATATGGAAGCCCTGCGTAAGAAGGCTTTCAAAAACGGAGGGCATATAATTGTTACAGATATTCGTCCAGGTCTTGTTGATACAGCTATGGCAAAAGGAGAAGGATTGTTTTGGGTAATGCCAGTAGAAAAAGTTGCTAATCAAATCATTACTGCCATTCGGAAGAAGAAATCCAAAGCCTACGTTACTAAGCGTTGGCACATTTTAGCGATAATAAATAAAATCCTTCCATATTGTTTATATAAAAGAATGTAA